In the genome of Hymenobacter cellulosivorans, one region contains:
- a CDS encoding MOSC domain-containing protein, with the protein MAFPFFGDDKSKIAQMLATLPQQGRVEWIGIRPVRREPLLSLSEVEVLTDARLQGDHARVKTGGKRQVTLIQHEHLHAVAGFLGREQPVDPGRLRRNLVVSGLNLLALKNRRVQLGEEVILEITGECHPCSRMEEELGPGGYNAMRGHGGLTARIIQGGILRVGDTVRVLPAETPVAS; encoded by the coding sequence ATGGCCTTCCCCTTCTTCGGCGACGACAAATCGAAAATTGCGCAAATGCTGGCCACCCTGCCCCAGCAGGGCCGCGTCGAGTGGATTGGCATCCGGCCAGTACGGCGCGAGCCGCTGCTGAGCTTGTCTGAGGTGGAGGTGCTGACCGATGCCCGCCTGCAGGGCGACCATGCCCGGGTGAAAACCGGGGGTAAGCGGCAGGTAACCTTGATTCAGCATGAGCACCTGCACGCCGTGGCGGGCTTTCTGGGTCGGGAGCAGCCCGTGGACCCCGGCCGACTGCGGCGCAATCTGGTGGTCAGCGGCCTGAACCTGCTGGCGCTGAAAAACCGCCGCGTGCAGCTGGGCGAGGAAGTTATTCTGGAAATTACCGGGGAGTGCCACCCCTGCTCCCGCATGGAGGAAGAGCTGGGGCCCGGTGGCTACAACGCCATGCGGGGCCACGGCGGCCTCACGGCCCGCATCATTCAGGGTGGAATCCTGCGCGTGGGCGACACGGTTCGGGTACTGCCCGCTGAAACACCGGTTGCCAGCTAA
- a CDS encoding TetR/AcrR family transcriptional regulator translates to MTGKRDDKRNQILQAATQCFSRFGYDKTTLQDIGDAARLNKASLYYYYKNKEDLFIQVVLREAERYLSDLQDQVQPLTRAADKILAYLTGRLDYYRQVLNLHQLSIESLQRLEPMFDDVYQAVREQELAFLSQLLQEGVTDREFLKLQPERAADALLAVADGIKHEAVQRSRTRFAQEVDYAPIQEKMTYTLTLLLNGLRK, encoded by the coding sequence ATGACAGGCAAACGGGACGACAAGCGTAATCAGATTCTGCAGGCAGCAACGCAGTGCTTCAGCCGCTTCGGCTACGACAAGACTACTCTGCAGGACATCGGCGATGCGGCTCGACTCAACAAAGCGTCGCTGTACTATTACTATAAAAACAAGGAAGACCTCTTCATCCAGGTGGTGCTGCGCGAGGCCGAGCGCTACCTCAGTGACCTGCAGGATCAAGTGCAGCCCCTGACCCGGGCCGCCGATAAAATCCTGGCCTACCTCACCGGTCGCCTCGATTACTACCGCCAGGTGCTGAATCTGCACCAGCTCAGCATCGAGAGTTTGCAGCGCCTGGAGCCCATGTTCGACGACGTGTACCAGGCTGTGCGCGAGCAGGAGCTAGCCTTTCTCAGCCAGCTCCTGCAGGAGGGTGTCACAGACCGGGAGTTTTTGAAGCTGCAGCCCGAGCGGGCCGCCGATGCCCTGCTGGCCGTAGCCGACGGCATCAAGCACGAGGCTGTGCAACGCTCCCGCACCCGCTTTGCCCAGGAAGTGGACTATGCCCCAATACAGGAAAAAATGACGTATACCCTAACGCTGCTGCTCAACGGCTTACGGAAGTAG
- a CDS encoding sulfurtransferase, which yields MQPLISASELSHRLATEPLVLLDARSGPDARARYQAAHLPGALFVDLERDLAHPTDNAAQGGRHPLPPVRDFSHLLGCLGISPETPVVVYDDKSGANAAARTWWMLRSAGHAAVQVLDGGLSAAQAAGLALTDAVEQSSPVSPYPLTGWQLPLAPTAKVQEASETGSALIIDVREAPRYRGETEPIDLVAGHIPGARNVPFAGNLDAAGQYLPAAELRQKYEAVLDGRPAEQVIVHCGSGVTACHTLLAFDQAGLPIPRLYVGSWSEWSRNDFPQATGEE from the coding sequence ATGCAGCCCCTGATTTCCGCCTCAGAACTCTCGCACCGTCTTGCCACCGAGCCACTCGTGCTGCTCGATGCCCGCTCGGGCCCCGACGCCCGGGCCCGGTACCAGGCGGCCCACTTGCCTGGGGCCTTGTTCGTGGATCTGGAGCGGGATCTGGCCCACCCCACCGACAATGCTGCCCAGGGCGGGCGCCATCCGCTGCCTCCAGTCCGGGATTTTTCCCACCTGCTGGGCTGTCTGGGCATAAGCCCCGAAACGCCCGTGGTGGTGTACGATGATAAAAGCGGGGCCAACGCCGCGGCCCGCACCTGGTGGATGCTGCGGAGCGCTGGCCACGCGGCCGTGCAGGTCCTCGACGGCGGCCTTTCGGCGGCCCAGGCCGCCGGCCTGGCTCTGACCGATGCTGTGGAGCAGTCGAGTCCCGTATCACCTTACCCGCTGACTGGCTGGCAGCTGCCCCTGGCACCCACGGCCAAGGTGCAGGAAGCGTCCGAAACCGGCTCGGCCCTGATTATCGACGTGCGTGAAGCCCCGCGCTACCGCGGCGAAACCGAGCCCATCGACTTGGTGGCCGGTCATATTCCCGGGGCCCGCAATGTGCCCTTCGCCGGTAACCTTGATGCTGCGGGGCAGTATTTGCCCGCCGCTGAGCTGCGCCAGAAATACGAAGCTGTGCTGGACGGACGCCCCGCCGAGCAGGTTATCGTGCACTGCGGCTCAGGCGTCACGGCCTGCCACACCCTGCTGGCCTTCGACCAGGCCGGCCTACCTATTCCCCGCCTCTACGTGGGCTCCTGGAGCGAATGGTCCCGCAACGATTTCCCCCAGGCCACCGGGGAGGAATAA
- a CDS encoding DUF2490 domain-containing protein, with amino-acid sequence MNKAFGLAAVLAGLLSHHAASAQTPGTWGNWFIGTVVLPGSVEKKWGGYVEAQARTNGLFRQYFYNELKGGLSYDLDKNFTVLLGGGRYSTFDEPGPINLEKRLWQQLVINQFLDRIKLEHRYRVEQRWLTYRAEDSTAFRQRLRYRLNAFLPLFHHTITNKTLFLSVYDEIFLNPKGPVFERNRAYAGLGYQFTKQLNVQVGWLRQANYSQPSVKQGQLRPLSVSPKNNLILTVIFRLAHRDSTPLPESVPSQQD; translated from the coding sequence ATGAACAAAGCTTTTGGCCTAGCAGCAGTCCTGGCGGGCCTGCTCAGCCACCACGCGGCTTCCGCCCAAACCCCCGGCACCTGGGGCAACTGGTTTATTGGCACCGTCGTGCTGCCGGGCAGCGTGGAGAAGAAATGGGGCGGCTACGTGGAAGCGCAGGCCCGCACCAATGGCCTGTTTCGGCAATATTTCTACAACGAGCTCAAGGGCGGGCTGAGCTACGACCTGGACAAGAATTTCACCGTGCTGCTGGGTGGGGGCCGCTACAGCACCTTCGATGAGCCCGGGCCCATTAACCTGGAAAAGCGCCTGTGGCAGCAGCTGGTTATCAACCAGTTTTTGGACCGCATCAAGCTCGAGCACCGCTATAGGGTGGAGCAGCGCTGGCTGACGTACCGCGCCGAAGACAGTACTGCGTTTCGGCAGCGCCTGCGCTACCGCCTCAACGCCTTTCTGCCCCTGTTTCACCACACCATCACCAACAAGACCCTGTTCTTGTCGGTCTACGACGAGATATTTCTGAATCCGAAGGGGCCGGTATTTGAGCGTAACCGCGCCTACGCCGGCCTGGGCTACCAGTTTACCAAGCAGCTCAACGTGCAGGTGGGCTGGCTGCGGCAGGCCAACTACAGCCAGCCCAGCGTAAAGCAGGGCCAGCTGCGGCCCTTGAGCGTGTCGCCGAAAAACAACCTGATCCTGACGGTGATTTTCCGGCTGGCCCACCGCGACTCGACGCCCTTGCCTGAGTCGGTGCCTTCCCAGCAAGATTAG
- a CDS encoding cupin domain-containing protein yields MSHQEQLPSAPQGATQAPADNFTGVAWVKMLVSAGNPTDCTVGDVTFEAGARNNWHSHPSGQILVVTAGSGYYQEQGQPARLLHPGEAVSIAPGVVHWHGATANGRFTHLAINPGASNGVADWGAPVTDEEYQAAHS; encoded by the coding sequence ATGAGCCACCAAGAACAACTGCCGTCGGCACCACAGGGCGCTACGCAAGCCCCAGCCGACAATTTCACCGGCGTAGCCTGGGTTAAGATGCTGGTTTCGGCCGGCAACCCGACAGACTGCACCGTGGGCGACGTAACCTTCGAGGCCGGGGCCCGCAACAACTGGCACTCCCACCCCAGCGGCCAGATTCTGGTCGTGACGGCCGGCTCGGGCTACTACCAGGAGCAAGGCCAGCCGGCCCGGCTGCTGCACCCCGGCGAGGCGGTCAGCATTGCGCCCGGCGTGGTACACTGGCACGGGGCTACGGCCAACGGCCGCTTCACCCACCTGGCCATTAACCCCGGCGCCAGCAACGGCGTGGCCGACTGGGGCGCCCCGGTTACCGACGAAGAATACCAGGCAGCTCACTCCTGA
- a CDS encoding putative quinol monooxygenase produces the protein MPKHVFSRRLAFLLTAGLLTLLSGRRAAAQAPPSGQLVRLAKLEIHPAQLERYKAALKEEIENFLRLEPGVLTLYAVSEKANPTRITILEIYASNEAYRAHLLTPHFLKYKNGTKEMVKSLELVETVPLVPAVQVKQ, from the coding sequence ATGCCTAAGCACGTGTTTTCCCGCCGCCTGGCTTTCCTGCTTACCGCCGGGCTGCTGACCTTGCTGAGTGGCCGCCGCGCCGCTGCTCAGGCCCCGCCGAGCGGGCAGCTCGTGCGGCTGGCGAAGCTCGAAATCCATCCGGCGCAGCTGGAGCGGTATAAAGCCGCTCTGAAAGAGGAAATCGAGAATTTCCTGCGCCTTGAGCCCGGCGTGCTGACTCTTTACGCCGTGTCGGAAAAAGCCAACCCGACCCGCATTACGATTCTGGAAATCTACGCCAGCAACGAGGCCTACCGGGCCCACCTGTTGACGCCGCACTTTCTCAAGTACAAGAACGGCACCAAGGAAATGGTCAAGTCGCTCGAACTTGTGGAGACCGTGCCGCTGGTGCCGGCCGTGCAAGTAAAGCAGTAG
- a CDS encoding sugar O-acetyltransferase: METQPRSIFERELAGEVISLDDPDYPQIYAIIRKAIRLTSELNALTVESNEQVNRVFSELINKPVDASFFFIPPFYTDFGHNIRIGKNVFVNHACTFMDRGGITLEDNVLVGPKVNLITTNHPTEPGQRRSTISLPIVLRHGAWIGANVTVMPGVTIGENAIVGAGAVVTKDVAPNTIVAGVPARVVKHL; the protein is encoded by the coding sequence ATGGAAACCCAACCCCGAAGCATCTTTGAGCGGGAGCTGGCCGGCGAAGTCATTTCCCTCGACGACCCGGACTACCCGCAGATTTACGCCATCATCCGCAAGGCCATCCGGCTGACCTCGGAGCTGAACGCCCTGACGGTGGAAAGCAACGAGCAGGTCAACCGCGTGTTTAGTGAGCTGATCAACAAGCCGGTGGATGCCTCGTTTTTCTTTATTCCGCCCTTCTACACCGACTTCGGCCACAACATCCGCATTGGCAAGAACGTCTTCGTCAACCACGCCTGCACCTTCATGGACCGGGGCGGCATCACGCTGGAAGACAACGTGCTGGTGGGCCCCAAGGTGAACCTGATTACCACCAACCACCCCACCGAGCCCGGGCAGCGGCGCAGCACCATTTCCTTGCCCATCGTGCTCAGGCACGGCGCCTGGATTGGGGCCAACGTGACGGTGATGCCCGGCGTCACCATCGGCGAAAACGCCATTGTGGGCGCCGGCGCCGTTGTTACCAAAGACGTGGCGCCTAACACTATCGTGGCCGGCGTGCCGGCGCGGGTCGTCAAGCACCTGTAA
- a CDS encoding (R)-mandelonitrile lyase: MKRLALVTATLVVGIILPNYAQTSPQPAAQTGAVPTPVFPKGERAPAQNFTGEVYVYPLVKDEPTFNCVSSSVTFTPGARSNWHTHPAGQILMVTDGVGYYQEKGQPIRLLRRGDVVKAQPGVEHWHGASPQQALSHIALNVNTEKGVVSWGRAVTDQEYNSYK, encoded by the coding sequence ATGAAACGTCTTGCTTTGGTCACGGCCACCCTAGTCGTTGGAATTATCCTCCCCAACTACGCCCAGACCTCTCCGCAACCGGCGGCCCAAACGGGTGCGGTGCCAACCCCGGTTTTCCCGAAGGGTGAGCGGGCTCCGGCCCAGAATTTTACCGGCGAGGTGTACGTCTACCCCTTGGTCAAAGACGAGCCCACCTTTAATTGCGTGAGCAGCAGCGTCACGTTTACACCGGGGGCCCGCTCCAACTGGCACACCCACCCGGCCGGCCAGATTCTGATGGTTACCGACGGGGTGGGCTACTACCAGGAAAAGGGCCAGCCCATTCGGCTGCTGCGCCGGGGCGACGTAGTGAAGGCCCAGCCGGGTGTGGAGCACTGGCACGGCGCCTCGCCCCAGCAGGCGCTGAGCCACATTGCCCTCAATGTCAACACCGAGAAGGGTGTCGTCAGCTGGGGCCGGGCCGTGACTGACCAGGAGTATAACAGCTACAAGTAG
- a CDS encoding helix-turn-helix domain-containing protein, translated as MKPQLRGAVIGSHQRRRLTKALCYLMPDARLAPSTATYPAVHDVDLVTMQEARCGMGNFNRHDLFKVVLVQEGSNELHYATRSFVIDRPALVFTNRLIPYAWDIIGQAEQQGHICCFSEAFLHSAMRGVSLKDTVLYKVDGNPVYFLDAEQLRYFTDAFTRMRRDLASDYAHRDDLLRNQLSIIIHEAARLQPASAQHAPANAAERITSLFMNLLEVQFPVTAQGREPVLKSPGDYADRLAVHVNHLNAMVREVTGKPTSAHINERLVTEAKLLLAHTDWSVADIAYSLGFEYPTYFNSFFKKHTATTPLTFRRTAAVAV; from the coding sequence ATGAAACCCCAACTCCGCGGCGCTGTTATAGGCTCTCACCAACGGCGTCGGCTCACCAAGGCGCTCTGCTACCTGATGCCCGACGCCCGACTTGCCCCTTCCACCGCCACGTATCCGGCCGTCCACGACGTGGACCTGGTAACTATGCAGGAAGCCCGCTGCGGCATGGGCAACTTCAACCGCCACGACCTGTTCAAGGTGGTGCTGGTGCAGGAAGGCAGCAACGAGTTGCACTACGCCACCCGCAGCTTCGTCATCGACCGACCCGCGCTGGTGTTTACTAACCGCCTGATTCCCTACGCCTGGGATATCATTGGGCAAGCCGAGCAGCAGGGCCACATCTGCTGCTTTTCCGAGGCCTTTCTGCACTCGGCCATGCGGGGCGTGAGTCTCAAAGACACGGTGCTCTACAAAGTGGACGGCAACCCAGTGTACTTCCTCGATGCCGAGCAGCTGCGCTACTTCACCGACGCCTTTACCCGCATGCGGCGCGACCTGGCCTCGGACTACGCCCACCGCGACGATTTGCTGCGCAACCAGCTCTCCATCATCATCCACGAGGCGGCCCGCCTGCAGCCGGCCTCGGCCCAGCACGCGCCGGCCAATGCCGCCGAGCGGATTACCTCGCTGTTTATGAATCTGCTGGAGGTGCAATTTCCCGTGACGGCTCAGGGGCGGGAGCCGGTGCTGAAAAGCCCCGGCGACTACGCCGACCGCCTGGCCGTGCACGTCAACCACCTCAACGCCATGGTGCGGGAAGTGACTGGCAAACCGACCTCGGCCCACATCAACGAGCGGCTCGTAACCGAAGCCAAGCTGCTGCTGGCCCACACCGACTGGAGCGTGGCCGACATTGCCTATAGCCTGGGCTTCGAGTACCCGACGTACTTCAACAGCTTTTTCAAAAAGCATACCGCCACCACCCCGCTTACCTTCCGCCGCACGGCCGCCGTGGCCGTATAA
- a CDS encoding dihydrofolate reductase family protein — protein sequence MKRPHVICHMMSSVDGKILSSNWQDQEIYDTFAGYFEKYHVTFTSQAWMCGRITMERDFSGGVQPAPQAPPQPIAREPFIGNKAATSFAIAVDAHGKLGWDTNETGGDHIIEVLTEQVSDDYLYYLQQKQISYLFAGKTEVDFASVLEQLAALFPIETLMLEGGGHLNGSLLNAGLIDELSLLVLPLADGTPKSPTTFEVSEYLTKGPATRLHLTQVEQLDNDVVWLKYRFDH from the coding sequence ATGAAAAGACCCCACGTAATTTGCCACATGATGTCGTCGGTGGACGGCAAAATCCTGTCGAGCAACTGGCAGGACCAGGAAATCTACGACACCTTTGCCGGCTACTTCGAGAAGTACCACGTCACGTTTACCAGCCAGGCTTGGATGTGCGGGCGCATCACTATGGAGCGCGACTTTTCGGGCGGCGTGCAGCCCGCGCCCCAGGCCCCGCCCCAGCCTATTGCCCGGGAGCCGTTTATCGGCAATAAAGCCGCTACTTCCTTCGCCATTGCCGTCGATGCCCACGGCAAGCTGGGCTGGGACACGAACGAAACCGGCGGCGACCATATCATCGAGGTGCTGACCGAGCAGGTGAGCGACGATTACCTGTACTACTTGCAGCAAAAGCAGATTTCCTACTTGTTTGCCGGGAAAACGGAAGTCGATTTTGCCTCCGTTCTGGAGCAGCTGGCCGCCCTGTTTCCCATCGAAACGCTGATGCTCGAAGGCGGCGGCCACCTGAACGGGTCCTTGCTCAACGCCGGCCTCATCGACGAGCTCAGCCTGCTGGTGCTGCCCCTGGCCGATGGCACACCCAAGTCGCCGACGACCTTTGAAGTCAGTGAGTACCTGACCAAAGGCCCCGCCACCCGCCTGCACCTCACCCAGGTAGAGCAGCTCGATAATGACGTGGTCTGGCTCAAGTACCGCTTCGACCACTAA